The Quercus robur chromosome 3, dhQueRobu3.1, whole genome shotgun sequence DNA segment aCGTATTCAAAACAAGAGATTTATGAACTATTAAACTATATCTTCATaagtttaataaataaataaataaatagaattttataAGTGTGCTTGTATTATACCTCAGTGGTTGCTagcaaaagacaaaacaaaccCTTTCGGCCTGCTTGTATATAAAGGGTAAAAAAGTCAAGAAGGTGCTGGACAAagtcagtaaaaaaaaaaaaacaaaaaaaaatgctgaaacAATAAACAAATAGCAAACAAGCTACTCGACAAAAGAACTATTTACATGTGCATTCGCTCTTTTTAATATAGGTAAAAGATATCTATTACTTTTAAAAACATAAGTGttatatttataaaactttgtattttaaaattaatctaatcaaatcaattaaactactattattttaattaaaatattattaaaatactaattattCTTTTAATGTAGCAAACTGGCAAACGAAGGCTAGGCACACTGCACAATGTCAAACGACTCAAACCATTCCTATTTCCAACATTTtattactccctccgtcccactttgtttgtcctgtttgaaaagtcaaactttttaagggaacatcatttattatcttgtctatcttttaaaaatgtataagtttccaaaactacccttaaataaatttatcaaaaatttgaattattaataaaataggggtataataggaacattaataaattaatgacttttatttttagaaataggacaatattttgggacatcctaaaatggaatagaggacaaacaaagtgggatgGAGGGAGTATATTTTacttacttttcatttttttttttatctcttgttTTTTCTCAGTCCCTCATATCTTCATTTTTGTCTGACACCTTTATTTATGTCCGTCACCACATCTTTTCATCTTTATCTACACATTGACTTAGACACGCAACTTTGATTTTTCATCATGCCTTCCAAGATTTTAAAGTTTTTCTACAGCATGGCGAGCAcgccctttcttttttttttttaggagtcTACAGCACGCCTTTGTAGTAGTTAGTattaatattatgaatattGTTTCGATTATTTCGGTTTgctattaaaacaaaatattttgatataaatcTATTTGGATATATCATTGCATACCATCTCAGagttttactattttataaatttatatatatatatatatatatacattttggTAAAAGTTCAAGGCCAcacaatttgttaaaaatatttataaattataaaagttttttaatatttttgattCTTAAGTTTTagttaaaatcttaatttttttataaattcattatacatttatattaaaaatacaaaccttTTTTAGATGGCACatgataataaattttattttttattaagattaaaattataaatttatttaaatatttgatattattttgatGTAACGTatttaaagtaataaaaaaaagaaaagatgtcaGACATAAGtaaaatataacattattttattcaaaacaaattaataaagagGTTTCATGAGATACTTTGGGTCAAGCACATCAAAAAGGACAAAACTAATGTTATGTTggatataaatattaaaaaagtgtACATGTGAGCAGCTAACTATCCaggcaaaacaaaaaaaaaaaattcagcaaaaaagtGAGCAGGTTGCCTGAGCATTCAATGGGGGCAGTGTCCTTGAGACGTCCTATCATCATCTCAATTCCAAGGTTCTGActttttatgtaaaagaaaaaaatagtagcTACATAAGTGAGTAATAGTAGCTATAGGCTAGTAATACAGCTGGGAAGTATTATGGTTTATATTCTCAAGGAAATATTTGAGCTCCCACGTCTCATCTTTGCTCCCCAAGTCTGTAAATTTCAAGATTCAAGCATTATAGTTTATGTTCATTCATTacctatcttcttcttcattttgctGCCTAAGTCTGTAAGAGCATCAGCAGTGGGAAGGCTATATGCCAAATATTAGGAAGATTTGGCATTCAAGTCCCAAAACTACTCAACAATGGAAAGGCTATATGCCATATGCCAATGTCAAATTTGGGatttagctacagtaccatctcaaatgtaagatggtactgtagctgaatgttataaaaaaaaataattttttaataatctcatttctctctcttcagcCATTTATCCCAggaaatttctctctcctctctcattttttcagtttcttttctctctctttcttcctgcTCTTTCTTcctgctctctcttcttcaacgGAATGGGGGCAACGGCGTGAGGCTCGATATCATCTTCGCCGACTGACTCGCTCTCTCCCTCGGCCCTAATGATGGCGGCGCGCCTCTCCTGCTCCGCCTTCGCCACCACAAACTTCGACCTCTCCGCCTCTTGCTGCGCCACCTGCTTCTGCTCCACGGCGCGCGAGAGATCCGCGCCGTACGACAGGTGCGTGATCGCCACGTGATCGAGCACGATGTTGAAGTTCCTGGTGCGCTCGGTGAGCCAGGTCTCCATGAGCGCCGAGACCTGCGGGCGCTCGATGAGGAGCTGATCGACGTTGAACTGAGCCACGACGGCCTTCAAGACCTCGTTGCCGATCGAAGGGAGGACCTTCTCGTCGTACTTGAGACTTAAGGTTTGGACGATCTGAGGGAGGCGCGTGACCTCAGGGCGCGAGAGGACGTGGAGGGTTaggttgattttgattttggattttgattttggttttgattttgatttggctgTGCTGTGTTTccattggtttgatttttttttttttgtgggttcatggtggtggagTTGGGGGTTGCCGTggattggtttgattttgattttgattttgtgggtTGCCGTGCTTGCCGGAGTTTGTGGCTGGGGTTTCAAGCAACAGTTTGGGTATGTTCTAGTAGCAGGTGGTTGTGATTTGGGtcttgagttttgggtttttgtttttatttggaacTTGGATCGTCTTCTCTGAGTTctggattggttttttttttttttttttttttttttttttttttttttgttgctgctGTGATCGGTGCTTAAAGGAAttggtatgattttttttttttggtgggttcatggtggtggagCTGGGGGTGCCatggtttggtttgattttgattttgattgtggGTTGCCGTGGTTGCCGGAGTTTGTGGCCGGGGTTTCAAGCAACAGTTTGGGAATGTTCTATTTGCAGGTGgttgtgatttgggttttgggtttttgtttttatttgggtttaggtatatattattttattatgtgaaaatattattttaataagtagaataggaaaataaaagttgggatgttgggtgtattgtaaaatggtattgtataattgataaagtaggtttttgggatggtaaaataagatgggaTTTAGAATCCGGATGTGGATGCTCAAAGCTCAtctctttttatattcttattctttttatttttaccacttagAGCTATGCAAACAGCAAGAGCAAGAGGCAGATTTGCACAAAATTGGGGCGGATTTGCGCATAATCTTTTCTCATATTCCTCCTCAACACATCCCAGATGGGTTCtgtcttttctatttttatttatttatttatttattttttgcttttgacTGCAGTTTAGAAATATTGGAGAGAAAGGATTGTTtgtatttggagggaaaatGGGTTAGGGATGGGCCGAAAATTATAtttggagggaaatttttttattttattttaatttattttatttttgcttttgactgcagtttagagatgtttgagagaaagGATTGTTTGAATTTGGAGGGAAAATGGGTCAGGATTGTTtgtatttggagggaaaatGGGTCAGGGAAAATGGGAATGAAAAAAACACCTAATATAACGGATTTTGTAGTCCCATGATGAGCATGATCCCATGTCTTTCTCAGTCATTACCGCCAATTATATATTACTCATCATCTCTCTCGTTCATTCTCACATACCCGCTAAACCTGTAGATTCACTGCCGCTATtcaggtatttttttttctttacttctgGTTAATTTTGTTCTTAGTGTTCTCAAGTTttcaacttattaaaataggaaaattgttaaaaagtggcataaattttattacttattagttgGCCTGACAATAGCTTTTTAATCGACATCACTTGATCAACAATATTTTAagatttaatgttttattttataatatttaattggaAGTATCTTTGGATATTTGGTAGTTTGACCAAGTCTATAGGATATTTGGTTATTTGATCTCAGCCAGATTTCATGGCTGTGAAGTATCTCACGTTGCTATCCTAGCTTGTAGGAGTTGTGGATATTGCTTTCCTATTTTATAGTAGTTGTGGTTAATGCTAGATAAAGTGTTGTGATGTAAAGCCTATTTATAGGCTCTTTTGTTTATCAATAATATCATTCAGCTTTTATCATTCAACAAGTCCCTTTctgccttttgttttttctttgtatcaGAGTCCTGTGGCAACACGTCCCTTttgctttctatttttcttaacTCTGTATCAGTGGTATCAAAGCCAGTGAGAAAAGCACGAGAGAAAGAGTCCTCAAATAGTATTGATGGCTTCAGATTCAAACTTTGTGCAGGCGGCAATCCCACGCTTTGATGGTCACTATGACCATTGGAGTATGCTAATGGAGAATTTTCTTCGGTCCAAAGAGTATTGGCCAATTGTTGAATCTGGTATTCAAGTACCAGCACCAAATACAACCTTGTCAGATGCTCAGAAAACAGAGTTGGAAGGGAGAAAGCTCAAAGATTTAAAGGCAAAAAATTACCTTTTCTAGGCAATTGATCATCCCATCTTGGAAACAATTCTTAGCAAAGAAACTTCCAAAGATATTTGGGAttcaatgaagaaaaaatatgaagGCTCTGCTAGAGTGAAGCGTGCACAGCTTCAAGCCTTGAGAAGAGATTTTGAGACTCTACAAATGAAGGATGGAGAATCTGTCACCAGCTACTGTGCCAGGACTATGGAGATTAGCAACAAAATGCGTTTTCATGGTGAGAAGATGGAAGATGTCACCATTGTTGAAAAGATATTGCGTTCTCTGACACCAAAGTTTGATTATGTCGTGTGTTCCATTGAAGAATTGAAAGACATAGATGCATTTTCCCTTGATGAACTGCAGAGCTCCTTGTTGGTCCATGAACAGAAGATGAACCGAAGTTCAACTTCAGAGGAGCAAGCTTTAAAGGCTTCTATCTCTACTCATTTCTCAAACTCTAGAGGAAGGGGTAGAGGTAGAGGAAGGGGAGAACGAGGCAACAGAGATGGCAGCAGGCATTTCAAAGCCGATGATGGACAATTTCAGAGCAAAGGCAGAGGATGAGATCAACATTTTGACAAATCCAAGGTAGAGTGCTTTAGATGTCATAAATTTGGTCATTATCGTTTTGAATGTTATACTAGGCTGCCTaaagacaaagaaaaggaaCCGCAATTGAATTTTGCTGAAAAGAAGTGGAAACTTTGTTAATGGCTGTTCAAGCTAATCAAGAACCTGAATCTGATGTTTGGTATGTGGATACGGGCTGCAGTAACCACATGTGTGGAAGtaagtcttctttttcttacttAAATGAATGCTTTCTTTCTTCAGTACGTTTTGGTGATTGTTCCACTGTGAAGGTGATGGGAAAGGGTGATATAGAGATAAGAACCAAGAATGGTTTTGTAGAAACAATTTCTAATGTCTTTTATGTTCCTGACTTGAAAAGCAATTTGTTAAGTGCTGGTCAATTGCAAGAAAAGGGTTATATTATCACTATTCAAAAGGGTGTTTGTGAGATTTATGATCCTACTAGAGGAGCCACTGCTGTTGTGCAAATGAGTTCAAACAGGTTGTTTCCATTGAAGATTACAAGTGTGCAATCTTGTTTGGTAGCTGAAGTAAAAGATTCTTCTTGGTTGTGGCATTTTCGTTATGGCCACTTAAGTTTTGGTGGATTGAAGACCCTCCAACAGAAAAATATGGTGGCAGGTCTTCCTCAGATTAGTATTCATTCTCaagtttgtgaggaatgtgttGTTGGCAAACAACATCGTTCTCAATTCTCCCAAGGGAAGTCATGGCGAGCAAAAGTAGCTTTAGAGCTAATTCATTCTGATATATGTGGCCCGATTACACCATGTTCTAATGGAGGTAAAAGATACTTAATTACCTTCATTGATGATTATACTCGAAAAACTTGGGTTTATTTTTTACAGGCAAAATCAGAAGCTTTTTGTGCATTTAAAAGCTTCAAGGCTTGTGTGGAAAATGAAACAGGAAACACCATTAAGACCCTCCGAACAGATCGTGGCGGAGAATATTGCTCAACcgaatttgaagttttttgtgATGATCATGGCATTCGAAGAGAGTTGACAGCTGCTTATacacctcaacaaaatggtgtatCAGAGAGGAAAAACAGAACCATCCTCAATATGGTGAGAAGCTTGTTGACAAAAGGGAGAATTCCAAAATCTTTTTGGCTTGAAGCAGTAAATTGGAGTATTCACATCTTGAACAGAAGTTCTACATTTGCTATTCAAAATATGACACCAGAGGAAGCATGGAGCGGAAGGAAACCTGCTGTAGATCATTTCCGGATTTTTGGGTGTATTGCTTATGCCCATATTCCAGATGAGAAGAGGAAAAAGCTAGATAACAAGGgagaaaaatgcatttttcttGGTGTTAGTGATAAGTCAAAAGCTTATAAACTTGAAGTTTTTGTGATGATCATGGCATTCGAAGAGAGTTGACAGCTGCTTATacacctcaacaaaatggtgtatCAGAGAGGAAAAACAGAACCATCCTCAATATGGTGAGAAGCTTGTTGACAAAAGGGAGAATTCCAAAATCTTTTTGGCCTGAAGCAGTAAATTGGAGTATTCACATCTTGAACAGAAGTTCTACATTTGCTATTCAAAATATGACACCAGAGGAAGCATGGAGCGGAAGGAAACCTGCTGTAGATCATTTCCGGATTTTTGGGTGTATTGCTTATGCCCATATTCCAGATGAGAAGAGGAAAAAGCTAGATAACAAGGgagaaaaatgcatttttcttGGTGTTAGTGATAAGTCAAAAGCTTATAAACTATACAATCCTAGCACCATGAAAATTGTCATCAGCCGTGATGTGGTGTTTGATGAAGAAAGCACCTAGTCATGGAATGAAAATGGTGTTAAAGAAAGTATTTCAGCagattttgatgatgaagagAAAGGGCAGCAGCCTATGGAGAATGAACAAGAAGAGGAAGTCACTCAAAATGTTCCAATGGTTGATCAAAGCCCACTTGTAGCTGAATCACAAAGGCCTCAACGTGTTCGAAAAAGACCAGCATGGATGCATGATTATAATGTAGCTGGAATTGATCAATCTGAAGACCCACTCACTCACTTTGCTCTATTTTCAGATTGTGATCCTACCAATTTTGAAGTGGCTGTCACAGAACCAAAATGGAGAAAGGCTATGGATGCTGAAATTACAGCCATTGAAAGAAATGATACTTGGGAGCTGACTGATCTTCCAAAAGGGCAGAAAACAATTGGTGTAAAGTGGGTTTACAAGACAAAGCTGAAGGAGAATGGTGAGGTTGACAAGCATAAGGCACGCTTGGTTGCTAAGGGCTACAAGCAAGAGTTTGGTGTTGATTATAAAGAAGTTTTTGCTCCGGTTGCAAGGCATGATACAATCAGATTGGTGATTGCTATGGCAGCTCAAAACTCATGGCCTATCTTCCAAATGGACGTGAAATCAGCATTCCTCCAAGGAGATTTGAAAGAAGAGGTATTTATCGATCAACCTCCTGGTTATATAAAACTTGGCAATGAGCATAAAGTGTATAAGTTAAAGAAATCTCTATATGGATTAAAACAAGCTCCACGGG contains these protein-coding regions:
- the LOC126718542 gene encoding uncharacterized protein LOC126718542; protein product: MKKKYEGSARVKRAQLQALRRDFETLQMKDGESVTSYCARTMEISNKMRFHGEKMEDVTIVEKILRSLTPKFDYVVCSIEELKDIDAFSLDELQSSLLVHEQKMNRSSTSEEQALKASISTHFSNSRGRGRGRGRGERGNRDGSRHFKADDGQFQSKGRG